DNA sequence from the Blastocatellia bacterium genome:
GGATGCCGCGCGCTTTGATGACGCGGGCGATGACCACATCTTCAACCGGCGATGGCTTTCGGCTCTCTTCGCTCACCTACTCAACAATCTCAAGCACAAACCGCTTACGCAACTTCATGCCGGCGGCGCGCAGCAGCGTCCGCATGGCGCGCGCCGTGCGCCCTTGCTTGCCGATCACTTTGCCGAGATCGCCGGGCGCGACTTTCAATTCGAGCACGGTTGCCTGATCGCCATTGATTTCGCGCACCGTCACCTCATCAGGAGCGTCAACGAGCGCTTTGGCAATCGTTTCGATGACCTCCTTTAATGAACTGTCGTCCATTCGTCACCTCCTTCGAAACTTGTCATGAGAAGGAAGGACGCGCGGCGCGGCCAGGGCGAATTCCCTCAGACAACCGATGGCGCGTGCGCGCGCTCGGCTAGGCTTCGGCGCTTGCGTCGCTCGCGGCTTTGCCGGCGCGCTTGATGAGGCTGCGCACCGTTTCGGTCGGCTGCGCTCCGCGTTCTATCCAGTACGTCACCCGTTCTTGATTGAGCTTGAAACCCGCTGGATTGCGCGGGTCGTGATAGCCCACGGCCTCGATGTAGCGGCCATCGCGTTTCGACCGCTTCTCGGTCACGACAATACGATAAAAGGGCTTCTTCTTCGCCCCCATTCTAGTCAACCTGATCGCTAACAAAATGCACCTCCATACTGACAGCCGGCGGCGTGAACCGCATTCATGCGCCGCTCGAATTCAACGCCTTCGGGAAAAGCCGAAGGAAAAATCGCCTGGTGAACAATTCGCCTGGATGAAGTTAAGGTATCAAAGCGCCCGGCCTGCCGGCTCATTATACCCAAAAACCACCCTCAGTGTTTCTTTTTCTTCTTGCGCCGCTTGGTCGCTTTACGGCGATTGCCGGCGCCAAAACCGGGCAGCCCACCGCCCATCAGCCCGCCCGCCAGCTTGCCGCCGAGCCCGCCCATCATGCCGCCCAGACCACCCGCCGTCATCATGCGCATCATCTTGCGCATCTCCATGTACTCGTTGATCATCTGGTTGACTTCCTGAACGCTGGTGCCGCTGCCGCGGGCGATGCGCTTGCGCCGCGAGGCGTTCAAGACCGCATGATTGCGCCGCTCTTCCGGCGTCATCGAATTGATGATGGCTTCGGTGAGCTTGAGCTTGCCTTCCATCTCGGCGGTCTGCTCGGGCGTCATGCGCATGCCGCCGAGCATCCCCGCCGGCAGCATATCGAGCAGTTTGTCGAGCGAGCCGAGGCGCTTCATCTGGCGGAGCTGATCGCGGAAATCTTCGAGCGAGAACTTGTCACGCGCCAGCTTCTCTTGCAGCTCAAGCGCCTTCTGCTCGTCCACTTCGGACTGGACCTTCTCGATCAGCGACAGCACGTCACCCATGCCGAGGATGCGCTGCGCGATGCGGTCGGGGTAGAACTGCTCGATGGCGTCATACTTTTCGCCGACGCCGACGAACTTGATGGGCTGCCCCGTCACCTCTTTGATCGATAGCGCCGCGCCGCCGCGCGTGTCGCCATCCATCTTCGTCAACACCACACCCGTAAGCCCGACCTGTTCATGAAACTGTTGCGCCGAGCGCACGGCATCCTGGCCGGTCATGGCGTCAGCGACGAAAAGGATCTCAACCGGCGTACTCTCCTGCTTGATCTGTTGCAGCTCGACCATCAACTCTTCGTCAACGTGGAGGCGGCCCGCGGTGTCAATCAGCAGCGTGTCGTAGCCCGTCAGCTGACATTCGCGCAGAGCGCGGCGAACCAGCTCAAGCGGCTCATTGACGTCCGCCGCTTCGAGGACCGGCTGTTGAATGGCCTGGCCGATGATCGAAAGCTGCTGGCGGGCGGCGGGCCGATAGACGTCGACAGAGAGCAGCAGCGGCCGACGGTTCTGTTTTTCGGCGAGGAACTTGGCGATCTTGCCGGTGGTGGTCGTCTTGCCGGAGCCTTGCAGGCCGACGATCATCACGACATTCGGCGTGCGCTTGGTAAATAGCAGTTGTGTCGAAGTGCCGCCGAGCATCTCGACCACTTCATCGTAAACGACTTTGACGACCTGCTGCGCCGGCGACAGCGACCCCATGACCTCCTGCCCCAGCGCTTTCTCCTTGACGCGGTCA
Encoded proteins:
- a CDS encoding KH domain-containing protein encodes the protein MDDSSLKEVIETIAKALVDAPDEVTVREINGDQATVLELKVAPGDLGKVIGKQGRTARAMRTLLRAAGMKLRKRFVLEIVE
- the rpsP gene encoding 30S ribosomal protein S16, whose protein sequence is MLLAIRLTRMGAKKKPFYRIVVTEKRSKRDGRYIEAVGYHDPRNPAGFKLNQERVTYWIERGAQPTETVRSLIKRAGKAASDASAEA
- the ffh gene encoding signal recognition particle protein is translated as MFEALSEKLRKVLKDLRGQGRLTEAHIEAAMREIRIALLEADVNFKVVKTFIDRVKEKALGQEVMGSLSPAQQVVKVVYDEVVEMLGGTSTQLLFTKRTPNVVMIVGLQGSGKTTTTGKIAKFLAEKQNRRPLLLSVDVYRPAARQQLSIIGQAIQQPVLEAADVNEPLELVRRALRECQLTGYDTLLIDTAGRLHVDEELMVELQQIKQESTPVEILFVADAMTGQDAVRSAQQFHEQVGLTGVVLTKMDGDTRGGAALSIKEVTGQPIKFVGVGEKYDAIEQFYPDRIAQRILGMGDVLSLIEKVQSEVDEQKALELQEKLARDKFSLEDFRDQLRQMKRLGSLDKLLDMLPAGMLGGMRMTPEQTAEMEGKLKLTEAIINSMTPEERRNHAVLNASRRKRIARGSGTSVQEVNQMINEYMEMRKMMRMMTAGGLGGMMGGLGGKLAGGLMGGGLPGFGAGNRRKATKRRKKKKKH